A window from Cryptomeria japonica chromosome 1, Sugi_1.0, whole genome shotgun sequence encodes these proteins:
- the LOC131027557 gene encoding jacalin-related lectin 19: MSTKHKSLISSGPWGGPGGAPWDDKAYSGVKQIVIVSGACIDSVRFEYSKKGRSVWSEKHGGNGGDSTYQVVLDYPNEYLTAISGHHGSISHGSPSVIRSLTFQTNRKKYGPYGVSQGTYFSFPTNGAKVKGFHGKSGWYLDSIGVHCAPASQNTIWSTIKGSAKSILKA, translated from the exons ATG AGCACAAAACATAAATCACTTATCTCATCTGGACCATGGGGTGGTCCTGGTGGTGCCCCATGGGATGATAAGGCTTATTCAGGGGTTAAGCAGATAGTTATAGTCTCTGGAGCTTGCATAGATTCTGTAAGGTTTGAATATAGCAAGAAGGGACGTTCAGTTTGGTCAGAGAAGCATGGTGGAAATGGAGGAGACAGCACTTATCAG GTGGTACTTGACTATCCCAATGAGTATCTGACAGCAATTAGTGGGCACCATGGTAGTATATCTCATGGATCCCCATCTGTGATAAGATCACTTACATTTCAGACAAATCGTAAGAAATATGGGCCATATGGGGTGTCTCAAGGTACTTATTTTTCTTTTCCAACGAATGGTGCCAAAGTGAAGGGTTTCCATGGTAAAAGTGGCTGGTACTTGGACTCCATTGGAGTTCACTGTGCTCCTGCTTCCCAAAATACAATTTGGTCAACCATTAAAGGCTCTGCCAAGAGCATCTTAAAAGCTTAA